A region from the Oceanidesulfovibrio marinus genome encodes:
- a CDS encoding response regulator, translating to MNTPEDSEHTKSARSVLVAEDSPTQALRLQFFLEEQGYEVTVAGDGRDALESIRNNMPDAVISDIIMPEMDGYELCRRIRSMPDSDDLPVILLTSLSNPQDVLKGLQCGASAFVTKPYDEYFLADKLEYFLENRGAAQQEDKNGSFEVHYQGGIHTIASTRRQMFDLLLSTYENAVDQSKRLDQANVRLKEQQELLQEVLFSLSSDIAVLDKNGSVVAGNSRADTLQSSCVGRYAPCAVGGNYLEHLEKTIEQTSDGDPELGMELAQGIHSVLDGGSDHFAREFMARDGDGTRWSYMDVTSLRGRQGGAVVSVLDVSDLKRAEENLRDQRNLLSTILAVNPDLIVLKDAEFRYRAANPAFCAFMGVAEDEVAGKTDLDLFPLDVFTRFDEADAAVMRLQSPQSEDVQLTRPGTNEKVWLQIVRTPVRDSEGAINGVLCSMRDITSRKKMEHEVVKAKEAAEQATQAKSEFLANMSHEIRTPMSGILGMIELIDSTELTDEQRQYMNMVRRSADSLLALLNDILDFSKIEAGKMELREEDFSISDILQFVEKSFAVQVAHKGLDLSIQIAPGTTDSVRTDPARLRQVLFNLMSNAVKFTQEGGISLTVTPLGPGECPRPDAPVCLRFDVSDTGIGIPEEQQEKLFQSFTQVDGSFRRVAQGTGLGLSISKHLVQLMGGRIWLDSEPGKGSTFSFTMGFDKAQSEPTRMDFGDEAALSPGQSAGTTVQVAQPAQDAGELHILLAEDNQVNQLFSVRILQRQGHTVTAVNNGREAVRALAEDTYDVVLMDVQMPEMDGVEATRHIRAGGLEENGELIKVTDSGIPIIALTAHAMKGDRERFMECGMDEHVSKPLNLAALNDAIARVVGDKKGAAGGAPRPEVSPAPEQDAVDDANVLNTEKTLARIQGDMEFLVLLYTTFTSDLEERLAKFERALAEGNTAALQKYAHSLKGASATIDAPGLHESSFALEMAAKEGKDDAELRKAFESVRSELERVTKAINRKIEESGGKS from the coding sequence ATGAATACACCCGAAGATTCGGAACATACTAAGAGCGCGCGCAGTGTTCTTGTTGCGGAGGACAGCCCGACCCAGGCGCTCCGGCTGCAGTTTTTTCTGGAAGAGCAGGGCTACGAAGTCACGGTTGCCGGAGACGGCAGGGATGCGCTGGAGTCCATCCGCAACAACATGCCGGACGCCGTGATCAGCGACATCATCATGCCGGAGATGGACGGCTACGAGCTCTGCCGGCGCATCCGATCCATGCCGGACAGCGACGACCTGCCCGTTATCCTCCTCACCAGCCTTTCCAACCCCCAGGACGTGCTCAAGGGACTGCAGTGCGGGGCCAGCGCCTTTGTCACCAAGCCCTACGACGAGTACTTTCTGGCAGATAAGCTCGAATACTTTCTGGAAAACCGCGGCGCGGCGCAGCAGGAGGACAAGAACGGCTCCTTCGAGGTGCACTATCAGGGCGGCATCCACACCATCGCCTCCACCCGGCGGCAGATGTTCGACCTGCTTCTCTCCACCTATGAAAACGCCGTGGACCAGAGCAAGCGGCTGGACCAGGCCAACGTCCGGCTCAAGGAGCAGCAGGAGCTGTTGCAGGAGGTGCTGTTCTCCCTTTCCTCGGACATTGCCGTGCTGGACAAGAATGGCTCCGTGGTGGCGGGCAACTCCCGCGCCGACACGTTGCAGAGCTCCTGCGTGGGCAGATACGCCCCTTGCGCCGTCGGCGGAAACTACCTGGAGCATCTCGAAAAAACCATCGAGCAGACCTCCGACGGCGACCCCGAGCTAGGCATGGAGCTGGCTCAGGGCATCCACTCGGTGCTCGACGGCGGGTCCGACCACTTCGCACGCGAGTTCATGGCCAGGGACGGCGACGGTACACGCTGGTCCTACATGGACGTGACCTCGCTGCGCGGACGGCAAGGCGGCGCTGTGGTCTCGGTGCTTGACGTTTCCGACCTCAAGCGCGCCGAGGAAAACCTGCGCGATCAGCGCAATCTGCTGTCCACCATCCTGGCGGTGAACCCCGATCTCATCGTGCTCAAGGATGCGGAGTTCCGCTACCGCGCGGCCAACCCGGCGTTCTGCGCGTTTATGGGCGTGGCCGAAGACGAGGTGGCCGGCAAGACCGATTTGGACCTCTTCCCCCTGGATGTGTTCACTCGTTTCGACGAGGCGGACGCCGCCGTGATGCGCTTGCAGTCGCCCCAGTCCGAGGATGTGCAGCTCACCCGGCCGGGCACGAACGAGAAGGTCTGGCTGCAGATCGTGCGCACGCCTGTGCGGGATTCCGAAGGCGCCATCAATGGCGTGCTCTGCTCCATGCGCGACATCACCTCACGCAAGAAGATGGAGCACGAGGTGGTCAAGGCCAAGGAGGCGGCGGAACAGGCGACCCAGGCCAAGAGCGAGTTCCTGGCCAACATGAGCCATGAGATCCGCACGCCCATGAGCGGCATCCTGGGTATGATCGAGCTCATCGACTCTACGGAGCTCACGGATGAGCAGCGGCAGTACATGAACATGGTCCGCCGCTCCGCGGACAGCCTGCTGGCTCTGCTCAACGATATCCTCGACTTCTCCAAAATCGAGGCCGGCAAGATGGAGCTGCGCGAGGAGGACTTCAGCATCAGCGACATCCTCCAGTTCGTGGAAAAATCATTCGCCGTGCAGGTGGCGCACAAAGGGCTGGATCTGTCCATCCAGATTGCTCCAGGCACCACGGACAGCGTGCGCACCGACCCGGCCCGTTTGCGGCAGGTGCTCTTCAACCTCATGAGCAACGCCGTGAAGTTTACCCAGGAAGGCGGCATCAGCCTGACGGTGACGCCTCTCGGGCCCGGCGAGTGCCCGCGCCCGGATGCGCCCGTCTGCCTGCGGTTCGATGTGAGCGACACGGGCATAGGCATTCCCGAAGAGCAGCAGGAAAAGCTCTTCCAGAGCTTCACTCAGGTGGACGGCTCGTTTCGCCGTGTGGCTCAGGGCACCGGTCTCGGCCTCTCCATCTCCAAGCATCTGGTCCAGCTCATGGGCGGCCGCATCTGGCTTGATTCGGAGCCGGGCAAGGGCAGCACCTTTTCGTTTACCATGGGATTCGACAAGGCGCAGTCGGAGCCTACGCGTATGGATTTCGGCGACGAGGCGGCGCTCAGCCCCGGACAATCCGCCGGGACCACGGTGCAGGTGGCGCAGCCGGCGCAGGATGCCGGCGAGCTGCATATCCTGCTGGCCGAGGACAACCAGGTGAATCAGCTTTTCTCGGTGCGTATCCTGCAACGCCAGGGACATACCGTCACGGCCGTGAATAACGGCCGCGAAGCCGTGCGGGCTCTGGCCGAGGACACGTATGATGTTGTGCTCATGGATGTGCAGATGCCGGAGATGGACGGCGTGGAGGCCACGCGGCACATCCGCGCCGGCGGTTTGGAGGAGAATGGCGAGCTCATCAAGGTCACGGATTCCGGCATCCCCATTATCGCGCTGACCGCCCACGCCATGAAGGGAGATCGCGAACGTTTCATGGAGTGCGGCATGGACGAGCATGTCTCCAAACCGTTGAACCTCGCCGCCCTCAACGATGCCATTGCCCGCGTCGTCGGGGATAAGAAAGGGGCGGCCGGCGGCGCGCCCAGGCCGGAAGTGTCCCCGGCACCGGAGCAAGACGCCGTGGACGATGCGAATGTTTTGAATACGGAAAAGACATTGGCCAGGATTCAGGGGGACATGGAGTTCCTGGTGCTGCTCTACACGACATTCACCAGCGACCTGGAGGAGCGGCTGGCCAAGTTCGAGCGCGCCTTGGCCGAAGGCAACACCGCAGCCTTGCAGAAGTACGCCCACTCCCTCAAGGGAGCCTCTGCCACCATCGACGCGCCCGGTCTGCACGAAAGCTCCTTTGCGCTGGAAATGGCGGCAAAAGAAGGCAAAGATGACGCGGAGCTACGCAAAGCGTTCGAGTCGGTTCGCTCCGAGCTGGAGCGCGTAACCAAGGCCATAAACCGCAAGATTGAGGAATCCGGCGGAAAAAGCTGA
- the cheB gene encoding chemotaxis-specific protein-glutamate methyltransferase CheB — translation MARTGKDKDSRIGVLIVDDSTVVREAMRYAVESDPELFVAGLAANGREAIEKTRSLEPDVIAMDFHMPDMNGIQATRQIMQETPTPIVIVSGLLDPKEASANFMALDAGALALLEKPRFIGAEQQQALGEIVKTLKLMSEVTVIRRRPGKEEQPKIQPGPARRDIHAGKRGPFSLVAIGASTGGPQAISRILSLLPADFSLPILIVQHIAPGFLQGLIHWLNAQTPLEVETALHGKRPLPGHVYFAPDGAHLGVGRGNVMLLSDAAPENNLRPSVSHLFRSVANVLGDKGVGVLLTGMGSDGAAELGAMHGKGALTVGQSEESCIVFGMPRAARDAGAADLMLSLDDIATMLITAHNNTKSS, via the coding sequence GTGGCAAGGACAGGCAAAGACAAAGACAGTCGTATCGGGGTGCTCATCGTCGATGATTCCACCGTGGTCCGGGAAGCCATGCGCTACGCCGTGGAGTCGGACCCGGAACTCTTCGTCGCCGGGTTGGCCGCCAACGGCCGGGAAGCCATCGAAAAGACGCGTTCCCTGGAGCCGGACGTCATCGCCATGGATTTCCATATGCCGGACATGAACGGCATCCAGGCGACCCGGCAGATCATGCAGGAGACGCCCACCCCCATAGTCATCGTCTCCGGTCTGCTGGACCCCAAGGAGGCGTCGGCCAACTTCATGGCCCTGGACGCCGGGGCCCTGGCCCTGCTCGAAAAGCCGCGCTTTATCGGCGCGGAGCAGCAGCAAGCCCTGGGCGAGATCGTCAAAACGCTCAAGCTCATGAGCGAGGTCACGGTGATCCGCCGTCGTCCGGGCAAGGAAGAGCAGCCAAAAATCCAGCCGGGACCTGCGCGAAGGGATATCCACGCCGGCAAACGGGGCCCGTTCTCGCTGGTGGCCATAGGTGCCTCCACGGGCGGCCCCCAGGCCATATCGCGCATCCTCTCTCTGCTGCCGGCAGACTTCAGCCTGCCCATTCTCATCGTACAGCACATCGCCCCGGGGTTTCTGCAGGGGCTCATCCACTGGCTCAACGCGCAGACCCCGCTCGAAGTGGAGACTGCGCTACACGGGAAGCGGCCTCTGCCCGGCCATGTCTACTTCGCTCCGGACGGCGCCCATCTCGGTGTCGGCCGCGGGAATGTGATGCTGCTTTCGGATGCGGCTCCGGAGAACAACCTCAGACCGTCGGTCTCCCACCTGTTCCGTTCCGTCGCCAATGTGCTGGGCGACAAGGGGGTCGGCGTGCTGCTGACCGGCATGGGCAGCGACGGCGCGGCAGAGCTGGGCGCCATGCATGGCAAAGGCGCGCTCACAGTGGGCCAGTCGGAGGAGTCGTGCATCGTGTTCGGCATGCCCCGCGCAGCCCGAGACGCCGGCGCCGCGGACCTGATGCTCTCTTTGGATGATATAGCGACTATGTTGATAACTGCCCATAACAACACAAAAAGTAGCTGA
- a CDS encoding hybrid sensor histidine kinase/response regulator yields MNTGDSALHKKLLQAFHLEAGERLQRLGTQLLALEEKVREGAPDPEEPIYARLVEDIHRELHSLKGASRTVGLLDIEQLCQHAESVMSAAKRGEISLAASSFDVLHAATALVEQLVEKPDAAGAEAEKRLHQLVSMLQALAAGQDIGPRPVQSWETGAPKQESPEVAESLPEEPQPQQDRSEEPSIQSPVQPPAQSHGTDGERRTAEYGRLPGTIRLATEDIGAIRAMAEDLQSTRISLSRRVRGMREAVESLQVLEGLWSEAQYEQSSRIDNPSAFAAQEAAGPNGVAHAPVYALRQADAPGAPVLAVSAVKAGGQQGEAMEAFLEACRTDFSGLRDQLSTLWRGLESDRRELEKQVSELNEAMKQVLLMPIEALTAQFPRMVRDLARQQGKEAICEVDGADIAMDRRILELLSDPFLHVLRNALDHGIETPGKRRAAGKPEAGVVRIHVERQGAGHVRIDVSDDGRGMDVEALRKQAIQAGKIDEKHAREMSREETLGLAFLSDLSTAREVTTISGRGLGMAIVRGQVEQAGGHVGLSSREGTGSTVTFVVPVTLTSFSGVVVAAGGRRFVAPKNNVLRLVRADPSMMRVSGGRKLFFNDGEMVPMANLTEVLSIPERDAGEQEARDVLIASAGGELAAVAVDEVLEEQDVMLKDLGPQLKRVRHIAGVTMLGTGELAPVLQMSDVIAAVARPGARLWAPPKPAPEIKPASRILVVEDSITSRMLLKNVLEAAGYEVTTAVDGMEGFATLNTVPVDLVVSDVEMPRLDGFGLTEKIRAEARHAGLPVVLVTSLESREHKERGLNAGANAYIVKSKFDQSNLLEVIHSLL; encoded by the coding sequence ATGAACACAGGCGACAGCGCACTGCACAAAAAGCTTTTGCAGGCCTTTCATCTGGAGGCCGGTGAGCGTTTGCAACGGCTGGGGACGCAGCTCCTGGCCCTGGAGGAAAAGGTGCGCGAAGGCGCGCCGGACCCGGAAGAGCCCATCTACGCCCGGCTTGTGGAGGATATCCATCGCGAGCTGCACAGTCTCAAGGGAGCCAGCCGCACCGTGGGGCTGCTGGACATAGAGCAGCTCTGCCAGCACGCCGAGTCCGTGATGAGCGCGGCGAAACGCGGCGAAATCTCGCTGGCCGCCTCGTCCTTCGATGTTCTGCACGCAGCCACCGCTTTGGTGGAGCAGCTTGTGGAGAAGCCGGACGCCGCCGGCGCGGAGGCCGAGAAGCGCCTCCATCAGCTCGTGTCCATGCTCCAGGCGCTGGCCGCCGGCCAGGATATCGGACCGAGGCCGGTTCAGTCCTGGGAGACAGGCGCTCCGAAGCAGGAATCTCCGGAGGTGGCGGAATCCCTTCCGGAGGAGCCGCAGCCGCAACAGGACAGGAGCGAGGAGCCCTCCATCCAGTCACCTGTTCAGCCGCCCGCGCAATCGCATGGGACTGACGGTGAACGCCGTACCGCAGAGTACGGCAGGCTGCCCGGCACCATCCGCCTTGCCACCGAGGATATCGGCGCAATCCGCGCCATGGCCGAAGACCTCCAGTCCACCCGCATCTCACTCTCACGCCGGGTCCGCGGCATGCGCGAGGCCGTGGAGTCCCTCCAGGTTCTCGAAGGGCTGTGGTCTGAGGCGCAGTACGAGCAGAGCTCGCGCATCGACAACCCGTCGGCGTTTGCTGCCCAGGAGGCGGCCGGCCCGAATGGTGTTGCCCACGCTCCGGTGTATGCACTGCGGCAGGCGGACGCTCCGGGGGCCCCCGTCCTAGCCGTTTCCGCGGTGAAGGCCGGCGGACAGCAGGGCGAAGCCATGGAGGCTTTTCTGGAGGCGTGCCGCACCGATTTTTCCGGCCTGCGCGACCAGCTCAGCACGCTCTGGCGCGGACTGGAAAGCGACCGCCGGGAGCTGGAGAAGCAGGTGTCAGAGCTGAACGAGGCCATGAAGCAGGTGCTGCTCATGCCCATCGAGGCGCTGACGGCCCAGTTTCCACGCATGGTGCGCGACCTGGCCAGGCAACAGGGCAAGGAAGCCATCTGCGAGGTGGACGGCGCGGACATCGCCATGGATCGCCGCATCCTGGAGCTTCTGAGCGACCCCTTCCTCCATGTGCTGCGCAACGCCCTGGACCACGGTATCGAGACTCCCGGTAAGCGCCGGGCCGCCGGCAAACCGGAGGCTGGCGTGGTGCGCATCCATGTGGAGCGCCAGGGCGCCGGCCACGTGCGCATCGACGTCAGCGACGACGGTCGGGGCATGGATGTGGAGGCGCTGCGCAAGCAGGCCATCCAGGCCGGCAAGATCGACGAGAAGCACGCACGCGAGATGAGCCGCGAGGAAACACTGGGTCTGGCTTTTCTTTCGGATCTGTCCACGGCCAGGGAGGTGACCACCATCTCCGGCCGCGGCCTGGGCATGGCCATTGTGCGCGGCCAGGTGGAGCAGGCGGGCGGCCATGTGGGCCTCTCCAGCCGGGAGGGCACTGGTTCAACCGTGACCTTCGTGGTCCCGGTCACGCTCACCTCCTTCAGCGGCGTGGTGGTGGCTGCCGGAGGCAGGCGATTCGTCGCGCCCAAAAACAACGTGCTCCGGCTGGTGCGCGCGGACCCCTCCATGATGCGCGTCTCCGGCGGGCGCAAGCTCTTTTTCAACGACGGCGAGATGGTTCCCATGGCCAACCTCACCGAGGTTCTCTCCATTCCGGAACGCGACGCCGGGGAGCAGGAAGCGCGCGACGTGCTCATTGCCAGCGCCGGCGGCGAGCTGGCCGCCGTGGCCGTGGATGAGGTGCTGGAGGAGCAGGATGTGATGCTCAAGGACCTGGGGCCGCAGCTCAAACGCGTGCGACATATCGCCGGAGTCACCATGCTGGGTACGGGCGAGCTGGCCCCGGTCTTGCAAATGAGTGACGTGATCGCGGCGGTGGCGCGGCCCGGCGCGCGGCTCTGGGCTCCGCCCAAACCGGCCCCCGAGATCAAGCCCGCATCGCGCATCCTGGTAGTGGAGGACTCCATCACATCGCGCATGCTGCTCAAGAACGTGCTGGAGGCCGCCGGCTACGAGGTGACCACGGCCGTGGACGGCATGGAGGGCTTTGCCACGCTGAACACCGTCCCGGTGGACCTCGTGGTGTCCGACGTGGAGATGCCGAGGCTGGACGGCTTCGGCCTGACCGAGAAGATTCGCGCCGAGGCGCGGCATGCAGGCCTACCCGTGGTGCTTGTGACCTCTCTGGAGTCCAGGGAGCACAAGGAGCGGGGTTTGAACGCAGGAGCAAACGCCTATATTGTGAAGAGCAAGTTTGATCAGAGCAATCTGCTTGAAGTCATTCATTCTTTGCTGTGA
- a CDS encoding methyl-accepting chemotaxis protein: MQWRDISVGGKLALGFGLVILLLVLVSVRSEMGLDHSGKAYENALDRLSHRYNLKAKENDHLEWTAALMQGLMARDFSSVHVEEDYHQCAFGQWYYSPERMELETDLPALRQPLEAIEAPHIALHKSYARMRALYAQLGDAAYDDMRMVYLQDTTEHLRQFRLALDNVLDILQRASARTENIAKEDSLQNRIIIWIATGVAILLAIIMAYIITVSITRPLGRVVRAADEIAGGDLDVTLPKGSKDELGVLSNAFQRMVASLRTLSLGMDSVAQGNLRVEITPQSDSDTMSRAMHTMVNNLRELTQQSREAIDTLAASIGEISASSAEFSSSAAETATSVTETSTTVDEVKQTANLANKKAKQVMDNAQEALRRAGDGKRYTEDIIQGMSQIRERMDFIAQNIIKLSDKSRMIAEIIEAVNDIADKSNILAVNASIEASKAGEEGKGFAVVAREIRNLSEQSKESTARIRSILEDISKATSTAVLATEEGTKAVARGEELSSHAGEVILQLVNNANKDAQAASQIAASSQEELLGMEQVSQAMTAIKEATEQNVESASQLEKSLGILENLVQGLTRIVQRYKY; the protein is encoded by the coding sequence ATGCAGTGGAGAGATATTTCAGTAGGCGGCAAGCTCGCCCTGGGATTCGGTCTGGTAATCCTGCTCCTTGTACTCGTCAGCGTGCGCTCGGAGATGGGGTTGGACCATTCCGGCAAAGCCTACGAGAACGCCTTGGACAGACTTTCGCATCGATATAACCTCAAGGCCAAGGAAAACGACCATCTGGAGTGGACGGCCGCTCTGATGCAGGGGCTGATGGCGCGGGACTTCTCCAGCGTGCATGTGGAGGAGGACTATCACCAGTGCGCCTTCGGCCAATGGTACTACAGCCCTGAGCGCATGGAGCTGGAGACGGATCTGCCGGCCTTGCGCCAGCCTCTGGAGGCCATCGAGGCGCCGCACATCGCCCTGCACAAAAGCTACGCCAGGATGCGAGCCCTGTATGCGCAGCTCGGCGACGCCGCCTACGACGACATGCGGATGGTCTATCTACAGGACACCACGGAGCATCTGCGGCAGTTCCGGCTGGCCCTGGACAATGTGCTGGACATCCTGCAACGCGCGTCCGCGCGTACGGAAAATATCGCCAAAGAAGATTCCCTGCAGAACCGCATCATCATCTGGATCGCCACGGGCGTGGCTATCCTCCTGGCCATTATCATGGCCTACATCATCACGGTTTCCATCACCAGGCCGCTGGGCCGCGTGGTGCGTGCCGCGGACGAGATAGCCGGCGGCGATCTCGACGTCACCCTGCCCAAAGGAAGCAAGGACGAGCTGGGCGTGCTGTCCAACGCCTTCCAGCGCATGGTGGCCTCGCTACGCACGCTTTCATTAGGCATGGACTCCGTGGCCCAGGGCAATCTGCGCGTGGAGATAACGCCGCAATCGGACAGCGACACCATGAGCCGGGCCATGCACACCATGGTCAACAACCTGCGGGAGCTTACCCAGCAGAGCAGGGAGGCCATCGACACCCTGGCCGCCTCCATCGGCGAGATCTCCGCCTCCTCGGCCGAGTTCTCCTCCAGCGCAGCGGAGACCGCCACCTCCGTAACCGAGACCTCCACCACCGTGGATGAGGTCAAGCAGACGGCGAACCTGGCCAACAAGAAGGCCAAGCAGGTGATGGACAACGCCCAGGAGGCCCTGCGGCGCGCGGGCGACGGCAAACGCTATACCGAGGACATCATCCAGGGCATGTCCCAGATTCGCGAGCGCATGGACTTCATTGCCCAGAACATCATCAAACTTTCGGACAAGAGCCGGATGATCGCCGAGATCATCGAGGCAGTGAACGACATTGCGGACAAGTCCAACATCCTGGCTGTGAACGCCTCCATCGAGGCCTCCAAGGCCGGCGAGGAGGGCAAGGGATTCGCCGTGGTCGCGCGGGAAATTCGCAACCTCTCGGAGCAGTCCAAGGAGTCCACGGCCCGTATCCGCAGCATTCTGGAAGACATCAGCAAGGCGACCTCCACGGCCGTGCTGGCCACCGAGGAGGGCACCAAGGCTGTGGCACGCGGCGAGGAGCTCTCCTCCCACGCCGGCGAGGTTATTCTGCAGCTGGTGAACAACGCCAACAAGGACGCGCAAGCCGCCTCGCAGATCGCCGCCTCCAGCCAGGAGGAGCTTCTGGGCATGGAGCAGGTGTCTCAGGCTATGACCGCCATCAAGGAGGCCACGGAGCAGAACGTGGAAAGCGCCAGCCAGCTCGAAAAATCGCTCGGCATCCTGGAAAATCTGGTGCAGGGACTCACCAGAATCGTGCAACGCTACAAGTACTGA
- a CDS encoding chemotaxis protein CheW: protein MAEANTIICVGGSDEDALRRRATELAKPAATNVADLRDEWGDVLLVRVGMDNLCLPTHYVQEVAVLDNPLPLPGLPDFYTGVASLRSRIYAVIDAARLFGLSRSRDASAPAGVVQGVIVQGPDPESPATEFALAVDAVEGVFSVKARNVSAVPEGVADRLAPYAYALVEVTAGHGLVLDMPTLLADKTLRADIAQKGA, encoded by the coding sequence GTGGCGGAAGCAAACACCATTATATGCGTCGGGGGCAGCGACGAGGACGCGCTGCGGCGCCGGGCCACGGAGCTTGCCAAGCCGGCGGCCACGAACGTTGCCGATTTGCGCGACGAGTGGGGCGATGTCCTGCTTGTCCGTGTGGGCATGGACAACCTCTGTCTGCCCACCCACTACGTGCAGGAGGTGGCGGTGCTCGACAACCCGCTGCCGCTGCCGGGGCTTCCGGACTTCTACACCGGCGTGGCCAGCCTGCGCAGCCGCATCTACGCCGTCATCGACGCCGCGCGGCTCTTCGGCCTGAGCCGGTCCAGAGACGCATCGGCGCCGGCAGGCGTCGTGCAGGGCGTGATCGTACAGGGACCGGACCCCGAGTCCCCGGCCACGGAGTTTGCCCTGGCCGTGGATGCGGTGGAGGGCGTCTTCAGCGTCAAGGCGAGAAACGTCTCGGCGGTGCCGGAGGGCGTGGCGGATCGGCTGGCGCCCTATGCCTACGCCCTGGTAGAGGTCACCGCGGGCCACGGCCTGGTGCTCGACATGCCGACGCTGCTTGCCGACAAGACATTGCGCGCGGACATCGCGCAGAAAGGCGCCTGA